The DNA region TTGCTTCCATCACTAATATTATCAAGTAAATCTCTTAGGACAATACCTTTATCGACATTTTACTTTTTTGGTGAATTCACTATTCAATGGAATATGGCTATGGCAGGACTTGTCCTTACTATCATACCAGTTATCATATTCTATATTTTTGCACAAAAACATATTATACAAGGTGTTACAGCTGGAGCAGTCAAATAATCAATTACACAATAGTTATAGATGAAGTAATAGACATGTTAGTAAGAATAGGAAGTGAACAACATGAATGACATAAATGTGTGGGGACTTACAGAAAAAGAAATTGATACTACTAAGTATTCATTAAATGCTACTTTATTTGCGTTGGGAAATGGATATATTGGAACTAGAGGAAATTTCGAAGAAGGATTAGAACTTGAAGAATATGACGGAACATTCATTAATGGATTTTATGATTACTATGATTTATCATATGGAGAAAAATATAAGGGGTATCCAAGTAGAAGTCATGCTATGCTTAATGTTACCAATGGCAAAAAAATAGACATATATATTAATGGAGAATTGTTCAATGTAGAGAAAGGTACAACAAAAGATTATATTAGAGAAATCAATTTCAGAAAAGGTGTTTTGACTAGAAAGTTAACTTGGATATCTCCAAGAGGTGATGAGATATCCTTTGAAAGTGAGAGGTTGATAAGCTTTTATGAAAAGCATCTTCTATTATCAAAAGTTAAGATTACTCCTATTAATTTTGATGGTAGCATTAAAATCATCTCTTCTATTAATGGGAATGTAAAAAATATCACTAAGGAGAATGATCCAAGAATAGGTGTTGAATTTAATGGAGATGAACTGAGAGTAATTAAGTCAAGTATAGATGATAATATAGGAAAAATAATTTCTAGAACAAAATCATCTGATCTAGGATTAGTTTGTGTCATGAGCAACAGGTTGGATTGTACTGGTGAATGCAGTACTTCTTACACAGAATATAATGAATTGGTGTCACATACATATGATGTGAAAGCTATGAAGAATGAACCTATTATACTTCAGAAGTATGTATTATACAAGACATATAAATATGTTGAAGACAATATAGAAAAAATCACAAGTGACAATTTAATAATTCTACTAAAAGAAGTGATGGACAATGGTTATAAATTTTATAAATGTAAACAAAAAGATTATCTAGATGAATTCTGGTATAATTCTGATATAAGTATTGACGGTGATGATTCTGTTCAACAAGGTGTAAGATTCAACATGTATCATTTGCTACAATCTGTAGGAAGAGATGGTCTTACTAATATTTCTGCAAAAGGTCTAACAGGAGAAGGCTATGAAGGGCATTACTTCTGGGATACGGAAATATATATTCTTCCTTTTTTTATATATACCAATCCAGACATAGCAAAAGAATTAGTAGAATACAGATATAATCTGTTAGAAGCAGCTAGAAAACGTGGAAAAGAAATGCAATATGATAAAGGTGCCTTGTATCCATGGCGAACCATTAATGGAGAAGAGTGTTCAGCATATTTTCCTGCGGGAACAGCTCAATATCATATAAATGCTGATATAGCATATTCTATATGCAAATACATTGAAGCTAGTGAAGATGAAGATTTCCTTGTTGAAAAAGGTGTTGAAATATTGGTAGAAACGGCTAGATTATGGTTGGAAATAGGACAATTCAATGATGATGGTAAGTTCCATATTTGTTGTGTCACTGGACCTGACGAATATACAGCTATAGTAAATAACAATGTATATACTAATTTTATGGCAGCGAACAACTTAAAAAATGCCTATGAAGCTGTAATATTCTTGAAGAACAAATATCCATTGAAGTATAGAGAATTGGCAGATAATCTAAATATAGATGAAGTTGAGATTAATAAGTTTCATGAAGCTTATATTAATATATATATACCTTATGACGAAGATAAAAAAATATATCCACAGGATGATAGTTTTTTTCAAAAACCAGCATGGGATTTTGAAAAAAGCAAAGGTAAATATCCGTTGCTAATGCATTACCATCCTATTAATATCTATAGAGCCCAAGTTTGTAAACAAGCTGATTTGATTCTATTGGAATTTATACTTAATGACCTGTTTGATGATAAACAAAAAAAAAGAGATTATGATTATTATGAAAAAATAACTACACATGATTCTTCATTATCAACATGTATCTTTAGCATAATGGCTAATGAATTAGGTTATTACCATAAAGCATATGATTATTTTATTCATTCAGTAAGAACTGATATAGATGATATACATAATAATACTA from Vallitalea longa includes:
- a CDS encoding glycoside hydrolase family 65 protein — protein: MNDINVWGLTEKEIDTTKYSLNATLFALGNGYIGTRGNFEEGLELEEYDGTFINGFYDYYDLSYGEKYKGYPSRSHAMLNVTNGKKIDIYINGELFNVEKGTTKDYIREINFRKGVLTRKLTWISPRGDEISFESERLISFYEKHLLLSKVKITPINFDGSIKIISSINGNVKNITKENDPRIGVEFNGDELRVIKSSIDDNIGKIISRTKSSDLGLVCVMSNRLDCTGECSTSYTEYNELVSHTYDVKAMKNEPIILQKYVLYKTYKYVEDNIEKITSDNLIILLKEVMDNGYKFYKCKQKDYLDEFWYNSDISIDGDDSVQQGVRFNMYHLLQSVGRDGLTNISAKGLTGEGYEGHYFWDTEIYILPFFIYTNPDIAKELVEYRYNLLEAARKRGKEMQYDKGALYPWRTINGEECSAYFPAGTAQYHINADIAYSICKYIEASEDEDFLVEKGVEILVETARLWLEIGQFNDDGKFHICCVTGPDEYTAIVNNNVYTNFMAANNLKNAYEAVIFLKNKYPLKYRELADNLNIDEVEINKFHEAYINIYIPYDEDKKIYPQDDSFFQKPAWDFEKSKGKYPLLMHYHPINIYRAQVCKQADLILLEFILNDLFDDKQKKRDYDYYEKITTHDSSLSTCIFSIMANELGYYHKAYDYFIHSVRTDIDDIHNNTTAGVHTANMAGTWMSIIFGFGGMREEKGMLRFSPHLPEKWTSYSFRISFKGRKILVSVDEKGVEYKLLNGDPIVIYNKEEKLELKR